The following are encoded together in the Portunus trituberculatus isolate SZX2019 chromosome 25, ASM1759143v1, whole genome shotgun sequence genome:
- the LOC123508627 gene encoding cholinephosphotransferase 1-like isoform X2 produces MGQLSETQLRRLEEHRYSCASTSLMDPLMQKWWCWLVEQCPLTLAPNLITITGLIINIITSLVLCYYSPDAKQEVPRWACFMCAFGLFVYQSLDAIDGKQARRTGTSSPLGELFDHGCDSLSTVFVSLGVCCSVRLGTLPYWMFFQCMMAVTLFYCAHWQTYVSGTLRFGMVDVTEAQFGVMAIHLISVIFGSDFWSLEVPVLWRPLKCVPTMIGVVAAIVALYNNFKIILVERGAGRNGSTVAGTSVLSPVVPLIYILAPAVLIAWKSPENLYLQNPIVYLLTFGCVSARVTNRLVVAHMTKSEMAYSDASLLGPGALFLNQYFNCPIPERTLLYVVCVYVMYDVVKYCRQVCLEICQHLKIMLFTIVPRCPPASGHGSEKNGSSSTTKYMTRSISKAKSH; encoded by the exons ATGGGGCAGTTGTCAGAAACGCAGCTGCGGCGACTGGAGGAACATCGGTATTCGTgcgcctccacctccctcatggaCCCGCTGATGCagaagtggtggtgctggctggTGGAGCAGTGTCCCCTCACCCTGGCCCCaaacctcatcaccatcacgggcctcatcatcaacatcatcacctCACTGGTCCTATGCTACTACAGCCCGGATGCCAAGCAGGAG GTGCCACGATGGGCCTGCTTCATGTGTGCCTTCGGACTCTTTGTGTACCAGAGTCTTGACGCCATCGACGGCAAGCAGGCGCGGCGCACAGGCACGTCCTCCCCCCTGGGTGAGCTGTTTGACCACGGCTGtgactctctctccactg TGTTTGTGTCGCTGGGTGTGTGCTGCTCGGTGCGGCTCGGGACACTCCCCTACTGGATGTTCTTCCAGTGCATGATGGCGGTGACTCTGTTCTACTGTGCACACTGGCAAACCTATGTGTCAG GCACTTTGCGGTTTGGGATGGTGGACGTGACAGAGGCTCAGTTCGGAGTGATGGCCATCCACCTCATATCCGTCATCTTTGGCTCTGATTTCTGGTCCTTGGAG GTCCCTGTGCTGTGGCGACCCCTCAAGTGTGTCCCCACCATGATTGGGGTTGTCGCTGCCATCGTGGCCCTCTATAACAATTTTAAGATAATTTTGGTAGAGAGGGGTGCTGGCCGCAATGGGTCAACTGTTGCT GGTACCAGTGTGTTGTCTCCTGTTGTGCCACTCATCTACATCCTAGCACCAGCTGTCCTCATCGCCTGGAAGAGTCCTGAGAACCTGTACCTGCAGAACCCCATTGTTTACTTGCTCACCTTTGGCTGTGTGTCTGCTCGTGTCACTAACAGACTGGTG gtggctCACATGACCAAGAGTGAGATGGCGTACAGCGACGCCTCACTGCTGGGTCCCGGTGCACTCTTCCTCAACCAGTACTTCAACTGCCCTATCCCTGAGAGGACCTTactttatgttgtgtgt GTGTATGTGATGTATGACGTGGTGAAGTACTGCCGGCAGGTGTGTCTAGAGATCTGCCAGCACCTCAAGATCATGCTGTTCACCATCGTGCCGCGGTGTCCACCCGCCTCAGGACACGGCTCAGAAAAGAATGGCAGCAGTTCCACCACGAAGTACATGACTCGCAGCATAAGTAAAGCAAAAAGCCATTAA
- the LOC123508627 gene encoding cholinephosphotransferase 1-like isoform X3 has product MGQLSETQLRRLEEHRYSCASTSLMDPLMQKWWCWLVEQCPLTLAPNLITITGLIINIITSLVLCYYSPDAKQEVPRWACFMCAFGLFVYQSLDAIDGKQARRTGTSSPLGELFDHGCDSLSTVFVSLGVCCSVRLGTLPYWMFFQCMMAVTLFYCAHWQTYVSGTLRFGMVDVTEAQFGVMAIHLISVIFGSDFWSLEIPGTRIEFIAIYVVIGVSQVIYQLWHTIPIILWGGAGRNGSTIAGTSVLSPVVPLIYILAPAVLIAWKSPENLYLQNPIVYLLTFGCVSARVTNRLVVAHMTKSEMAYSDASLLGPGALFLNQYFNCPIPERTLLYVVCVYVMYDVVKYCRQVCLEICQHLKIMLFTIVPRCPPASGHGSEKNGSSSTTKYMTRSISKAKSH; this is encoded by the exons ATGGGGCAGTTGTCAGAAACGCAGCTGCGGCGACTGGAGGAACATCGGTATTCGTgcgcctccacctccctcatggaCCCGCTGATGCagaagtggtggtgctggctggTGGAGCAGTGTCCCCTCACCCTGGCCCCaaacctcatcaccatcacgggcctcatcatcaacatcatcacctCACTGGTCCTATGCTACTACAGCCCGGATGCCAAGCAGGAG GTGCCACGATGGGCCTGCTTCATGTGTGCCTTCGGACTCTTTGTGTACCAGAGTCTTGACGCCATCGACGGCAAGCAGGCGCGGCGCACAGGCACGTCCTCCCCCCTGGGTGAGCTGTTTGACCACGGCTGtgactctctctccactg TGTTTGTGTCGCTGGGTGTGTGCTGCTCGGTGCGGCTCGGGACACTCCCCTACTGGATGTTCTTCCAGTGCATGATGGCGGTGACTCTGTTCTACTGTGCACACTGGCAAACCTATGTGTCAG GCACTTTGCGGTTTGGGATGGTGGACGTGACAGAGGCTCAGTTCGGAGTGATGGCCATCCACCTCATATCCGTCATCTTTGGCTCTGATTTCTGGTCCTTGGAG ATTCCAGGTACAAGGATTGAGTTTATCGCAATATATGTAGTAATTGGTGTGTCACAAGTGATTTATCAGCTGTGGCACACCATCCCCATCATCCTCTGGGGGGGTGCCGGACGCAATGGGTCCACCATCGCT GGTACCAGTGTGTTGTCTCCTGTTGTGCCACTCATCTACATCCTAGCACCAGCTGTCCTCATCGCCTGGAAGAGTCCTGAGAACCTGTACCTGCAGAACCCCATTGTTTACTTGCTCACCTTTGGCTGTGTGTCTGCTCGTGTCACTAACAGACTGGTG gtggctCACATGACCAAGAGTGAGATGGCGTACAGCGACGCCTCACTGCTGGGTCCCGGTGCACTCTTCCTCAACCAGTACTTCAACTGCCCTATCCCTGAGAGGACCTTactttatgttgtgtgt GTGTATGTGATGTATGACGTGGTGAAGTACTGCCGGCAGGTGTGTCTAGAGATCTGCCAGCACCTCAAGATCATGCTGTTCACCATCGTGCCGCGGTGTCCACCCGCCTCAGGACACGGCTCAGAAAAGAATGGCAGCAGTTCCACCACGAAGTACATGACTCGCAGCATAAGTAAAGCAAAAAGCCATTAA
- the LOC123508627 gene encoding cholinephosphotransferase 1-like isoform X4: MGQLSETQLRRLEEHRYSCASTSLMDPLMQKWWCWLVEQCPLTLAPNLITITGLIINIITSLVLCYYSPDAKQEVPRWACFMCAFGLFVYQSLDAIDGKQARRTGTSSPLGELFDHGCDSLSTVFVSLGVCCSVRLGTLPYWMFFQCMMAVTLFYCAHWQTYVSGTLRFGMVDVTEAQFGVMAIHLISVIFGSDFWSLELPYLEISVQYVLVWGILVFQLILGYLYMCDVPYSGAGKNGSTVAGTSVLSPVVPLIYILAPAVLIAWKSPENLYLQNPIVYLLTFGCVSARVTNRLVVAHMTKSEMAYSDASLLGPGALFLNQYFNCPIPERTLLYVVCVYVMYDVVKYCRQVCLEICQHLKIMLFTIVPRCPPASGHGSEKNGSSSTTKYMTRSISKAKSH; the protein is encoded by the exons ATGGGGCAGTTGTCAGAAACGCAGCTGCGGCGACTGGAGGAACATCGGTATTCGTgcgcctccacctccctcatggaCCCGCTGATGCagaagtggtggtgctggctggTGGAGCAGTGTCCCCTCACCCTGGCCCCaaacctcatcaccatcacgggcctcatcatcaacatcatcacctCACTGGTCCTATGCTACTACAGCCCGGATGCCAAGCAGGAG GTGCCACGATGGGCCTGCTTCATGTGTGCCTTCGGACTCTTTGTGTACCAGAGTCTTGACGCCATCGACGGCAAGCAGGCGCGGCGCACAGGCACGTCCTCCCCCCTGGGTGAGCTGTTTGACCACGGCTGtgactctctctccactg TGTTTGTGTCGCTGGGTGTGTGCTGCTCGGTGCGGCTCGGGACACTCCCCTACTGGATGTTCTTCCAGTGCATGATGGCGGTGACTCTGTTCTACTGTGCACACTGGCAAACCTATGTGTCAG GCACTTTGCGGTTTGGGATGGTGGACGTGACAGAGGCTCAGTTCGGAGTGATGGCCATCCACCTCATATCCGTCATCTTTGGCTCTGATTTCTGGTCCTTGGAG CTGCCGTACTTGGAGATATCAGTTCAGTACGTATTAGTGTGGGGGATCCTGGTGTTCCAGCTGATCTTGGGGTACCTCTACATGTGTGATGTTCCCTACTCGGGTGCAGGCAAGAATGGCTCCACTGTTGCT GGTACCAGTGTGTTGTCTCCTGTTGTGCCACTCATCTACATCCTAGCACCAGCTGTCCTCATCGCCTGGAAGAGTCCTGAGAACCTGTACCTGCAGAACCCCATTGTTTACTTGCTCACCTTTGGCTGTGTGTCTGCTCGTGTCACTAACAGACTGGTG gtggctCACATGACCAAGAGTGAGATGGCGTACAGCGACGCCTCACTGCTGGGTCCCGGTGCACTCTTCCTCAACCAGTACTTCAACTGCCCTATCCCTGAGAGGACCTTactttatgttgtgtgt GTGTATGTGATGTATGACGTGGTGAAGTACTGCCGGCAGGTGTGTCTAGAGATCTGCCAGCACCTCAAGATCATGCTGTTCACCATCGTGCCGCGGTGTCCACCCGCCTCAGGACACGGCTCAGAAAAGAATGGCAGCAGTTCCACCACGAAGTACATGACTCGCAGCATAAGTAAAGCAAAAAGCCATTAA
- the LOC123508627 gene encoding cholinephosphotransferase 1-like isoform X1, translated as MGQLSETQLRRLEEHRYSCASTSLMDPLMQKWWCWLVEQCPLTLAPNLITITGLIINIITSLVLCYYSPDAKQEVPRWACFMCAFGLFVYQSLDAIDGKQARRTGTSSPLGELFDHGCDSLSTVFVSLGVCCSVRLGTLPYWMFFQCMMAVTLFYCAHWQTYVSGTLRFGMVDVTEAQFGVMAIHLISVIFGSDFWSLEVPVLWRPLKCVPTMIGVVAAIVALYNNFKIILVERGAGRNGSTVALPYLEISVQYVLVWGILVFQLILGYLYMCDVPYSGAGKNGSTVAGTSVLSPVVPLIYILAPAVLIAWKSPENLYLQNPIVYLLTFGCVSARVTNRLVVAHMTKSEMAYSDASLLGPGALFLNQYFNCPIPERTLLYVVCVYVMYDVVKYCRQVCLEICQHLKIMLFTIVPRCPPASGHGSEKNGSSSTTKYMTRSISKAKSH; from the exons ATGGGGCAGTTGTCAGAAACGCAGCTGCGGCGACTGGAGGAACATCGGTATTCGTgcgcctccacctccctcatggaCCCGCTGATGCagaagtggtggtgctggctggTGGAGCAGTGTCCCCTCACCCTGGCCCCaaacctcatcaccatcacgggcctcatcatcaacatcatcacctCACTGGTCCTATGCTACTACAGCCCGGATGCCAAGCAGGAG GTGCCACGATGGGCCTGCTTCATGTGTGCCTTCGGACTCTTTGTGTACCAGAGTCTTGACGCCATCGACGGCAAGCAGGCGCGGCGCACAGGCACGTCCTCCCCCCTGGGTGAGCTGTTTGACCACGGCTGtgactctctctccactg TGTTTGTGTCGCTGGGTGTGTGCTGCTCGGTGCGGCTCGGGACACTCCCCTACTGGATGTTCTTCCAGTGCATGATGGCGGTGACTCTGTTCTACTGTGCACACTGGCAAACCTATGTGTCAG GCACTTTGCGGTTTGGGATGGTGGACGTGACAGAGGCTCAGTTCGGAGTGATGGCCATCCACCTCATATCCGTCATCTTTGGCTCTGATTTCTGGTCCTTGGAG GTCCCTGTGCTGTGGCGACCCCTCAAGTGTGTCCCCACCATGATTGGGGTTGTCGCTGCCATCGTGGCCCTCTATAACAATTTTAAGATAATTTTGGTAGAGAGGGGTGCTGGCCGCAATGGGTCAACTGTTGCT CTGCCGTACTTGGAGATATCAGTTCAGTACGTATTAGTGTGGGGGATCCTGGTGTTCCAGCTGATCTTGGGGTACCTCTACATGTGTGATGTTCCCTACTCGGGTGCAGGCAAGAATGGCTCCACTGTTGCT GGTACCAGTGTGTTGTCTCCTGTTGTGCCACTCATCTACATCCTAGCACCAGCTGTCCTCATCGCCTGGAAGAGTCCTGAGAACCTGTACCTGCAGAACCCCATTGTTTACTTGCTCACCTTTGGCTGTGTGTCTGCTCGTGTCACTAACAGACTGGTG gtggctCACATGACCAAGAGTGAGATGGCGTACAGCGACGCCTCACTGCTGGGTCCCGGTGCACTCTTCCTCAACCAGTACTTCAACTGCCCTATCCCTGAGAGGACCTTactttatgttgtgtgt GTGTATGTGATGTATGACGTGGTGAAGTACTGCCGGCAGGTGTGTCTAGAGATCTGCCAGCACCTCAAGATCATGCTGTTCACCATCGTGCCGCGGTGTCCACCCGCCTCAGGACACGGCTCAGAAAAGAATGGCAGCAGTTCCACCACGAAGTACATGACTCGCAGCATAAGTAAAGCAAAAAGCCATTAA
- the LOC123508629 gene encoding heart- and neural crest derivatives-expressed protein 1-like gives MSSGCEGGWPGYPYCAYPAPPPPPPPPPPQWPPHHHHHHPHHHYHHHHHHHTPPDFCGGQGAPPPPPPLVSYGDAGSVLPPCPTHYWDGDTLYDDCGRMVRRKSSANKKERRRTQSINNAFAELRECIPNVPADTKLSKIKTLRLATSYIAYLMEVLHGEDGAAPAPPPPGPFPPANPHQAASAATTAPTAGHSEKDDSDMDTEPSPSTTQGGALNTSTSPTATSAAPSNAPAETAAAAGLDKQRRGRTGWPETVWAQELKH, from the exons ATGTCATCAGGGTGCGAGGGCGGCTGGCCCGGCTACCCCTACTGCGCCTACCCCGCACCGCCGCCCCCGCcgcccccgccaccaccacagtggccaccacaccaccaccaccaccacccgcaccatcactatcaccaccaccaccaccatcacacgcCGCCCGATTTCTGCGGCGGCCAGGGcgccccgccgccgcccccGCCGCTAGTGTCCTACGGTGACGCGGGCTCCGTGCTGCCGCCCTGCCCGACACACTACTGGGATGGCGACACCCTCTACGATGACTGTGGCCGCATGGTGCGCCGCAAGAGTTCAGCCAACAAGAAGGAGCGGCGGCGCACACAGAGCATCAACAACGCCTTCGCGGAGCTGCGGGAGTGCATCCCCAACGTGCCCGCCGATACCAAGCTGTCCAAGATCAAGACGCTGCGTCTCGCCACCTCCTACATCGCCTACCTCATGGAGGTGCTGCACGGCGAGGATGGCGCCGCGCCCGCGCCGCCGCCCCCGGGACCTTTCCCGCCTGCCAACCCTCACCAGGCtgcctccgccgccaccaccgcgcCCACCGCAGGACACAgcgaaaag GACGACAGCGACATGGACACGGAGCCCTCGCCATCCACTACCCAGGGAGGGGCGCTCAACACCTCCACCAGCCCCACCGCCACCTCTGCCGCCCCCAGCAACGCACCTGCAGaaaccgccgccgccgcagggTTAGATAAACAGCGCAGGGGAAGAACTGGCTGGCCGGAGACTGTCTGGGCGCAAGAACTGAAGCACTGA